In one Arthrobacter jinronghuae genomic region, the following are encoded:
- a CDS encoding 23S rRNA (pseudouridine(1915)-N(3))-methyltransferase RlmH → MALKVLMVGRKHEDWVVDGIRRYEKRLKKPFDLTWVPIPHSAREGDAARREESERLLAKVGSDYVILLDERGKAITSPALAQTLQRPLDSSRNVTLIIGGAYGVDQSVHDRADFVWSLSPLVFPHQLVRLILAEQVYRAQEIAGGRPYHHE, encoded by the coding sequence ATGGCATTAAAAGTTTTGATGGTGGGCCGCAAGCACGAGGACTGGGTGGTTGACGGGATCCGCCGGTACGAAAAGCGGTTGAAGAAGCCCTTTGACCTGACCTGGGTCCCCATTCCGCATTCCGCCCGCGAAGGCGACGCCGCCCGCCGCGAGGAGTCCGAGCGGCTGCTGGCGAAGGTCGGATCCGACTACGTGATCCTGCTGGACGAGCGGGGCAAGGCCATCACCTCCCCGGCGCTGGCGCAGACCCTGCAGAGGCCGCTGGATTCCTCGCGCAACGTCACCCTGATCATCGGCGGGGCCTACGGGGTGGACCAGAGTGTCCACGACCGCGCCGACTTTGTCTGGTCCCTCTCCCCCCTGGTGTTCCCCCACCAGCTGGTCCGATTGATCCTCGCGGAGCAGGTGTACCGGGCCCAGGAGATCGCCGGCGGACGCCCCTACCACCATGAATAA
- a CDS encoding YcnI family copper-binding membrane protein — protein sequence MRTSSSVLLAAGGTAALMALGLAPAAAHVHVTPDTTGAGESALLTFDLSHGCEGSPTTALTFTLPDELADATPTAHPGWDIEKVTEELAEPRTLPNGSQVSSRTSEIVYTAKEPLPDGVRDTITLGVDLPDAEDTTLAFPVLQSCEKGETDWSQIPAEGQSGHDLDSPAPVVTITEADDDDDHAAGDEHGSAHGTTPESADDRDDDVETAEVAGYVGLGAGLLGLAAGVTALIRTRGRNRA from the coding sequence ATGCGTACCTCCTCCTCCGTCCTCCTTGCCGCCGGCGGCACCGCCGCTCTGATGGCGCTCGGCCTGGCACCGGCAGCCGCCCACGTACATGTCACCCCCGACACCACCGGCGCAGGCGAGTCCGCCCTGCTGACCTTCGACCTCTCGCACGGCTGCGAGGGCTCCCCGACCACCGCCCTGACCTTCACCCTCCCGGACGAACTGGCGGACGCCACCCCCACGGCCCACCCCGGCTGGGACATCGAGAAGGTCACCGAGGAGCTCGCGGAGCCGCGGACCCTGCCCAACGGCTCACAGGTCAGCTCGCGGACCAGCGAAATTGTGTACACCGCCAAGGAACCGTTGCCCGACGGCGTCCGGGACACCATTACTCTCGGCGTTGACCTGCCCGACGCCGAAGACACCACCCTGGCCTTCCCCGTGCTGCAAAGCTGTGAAAAGGGGGAAACGGACTGGTCCCAGATCCCGGCCGAGGGCCAGTCCGGCCACGACCTTGACTCCCCGGCGCCCGTAGTCACCATCACCGAAGCGGACGACGACGATGATCACGCCGCCGGCGACGAGCACGGCAGCGCCCACGGCACCACGCCGGAAAGCGCCGATGACCGGGACGACGACGTCGAGACCGCCGAAGTTGCCGGCTATGTCGGCCTGGGCGCCGGGCTGCTGGGCCTTGCGGCAGGCGTCACCGCCCTGATCCGCACCCGCGGCCGCAACCGGGCCTGA
- a CDS encoding manganese catalase family protein, with product MFFHKQELQFSATPDKPDAVFARKLQEVLGGQYGEITVAMQYGFQSWNSHLPGKYRDLLYGIAAEEMGHVEMLAIMIAQLLEKAPLGITDDAVQSDPTIAAVVGGMDVQHAIVAGAGARPVDSNGNPWTGGYVTASGNLLADFTSNANIEMQGRLAVARLYHMTDDKGVRDMLAFLLARDTMHQNMWTAAAKELQEEGHELLPVPSNFPIKKEHREVSYQYLNFSDGKHASEGSWASGPTPDGKGEFSYHEGPTTTAPMPDVTRPDARYYGTTDIPNVVEKVAGTVQDKLNRE from the coding sequence GTGTTTTTCCATAAGCAGGAACTCCAGTTCTCAGCGACACCCGATAAGCCGGATGCCGTTTTCGCCCGCAAGCTTCAGGAAGTCCTTGGCGGACAGTACGGCGAAATCACCGTAGCAATGCAGTACGGATTCCAGTCGTGGAATTCCCACCTGCCCGGTAAGTACCGCGACCTGCTCTACGGCATCGCCGCCGAAGAGATGGGCCACGTGGAAATGCTGGCCATCATGATTGCCCAGCTGCTGGAAAAGGCTCCCTTGGGTATCACCGACGACGCCGTGCAGTCGGATCCGACGATCGCAGCAGTTGTCGGCGGCATGGATGTTCAGCACGCCATTGTTGCCGGTGCCGGCGCCCGTCCGGTGGACAGCAACGGCAACCCGTGGACCGGTGGCTACGTGACTGCCAGCGGCAATCTGCTCGCCGACTTCACGTCCAACGCCAACATCGAAATGCAGGGACGCCTCGCCGTCGCCCGCCTGTACCACATGACCGATGACAAGGGCGTCCGCGATATGCTCGCGTTCCTCCTGGCCCGCGACACGATGCACCAGAACATGTGGACGGCTGCTGCCAAGGAACTGCAGGAAGAGGGCCACGAGCTGCTTCCGGTTCCGAGCAACTTCCCGATCAAGAAGGAACACCGCGAGGTTTCCTACCAGTACCTGAACTTCTCCGACGGCAAGCACGCCTCCGAGGGTTCCTGGGCTTCCGGCCCCACGCCGGACGGCAAGGGCGAGTTCAGCTACCACGAGGGTCCCACCACCACGGCTCCCATGCCGGACGTCACCCGTCCGGATGCCCGCTACTACGGCACCACCGACATCCCCAACGTCGTGGAAAAGGTTGCCGGCACGGTTCAGGACAAGCTGAACCGCGAGTAA
- a CDS encoding patatin-like phospholipase family protein: MDNEEHFDGGKPGGYNVLESRAVVLGGGGVAGIAWEIGLLAELLDQGIDLNEADLVVGTSAGSVVGTALRFGQLRAAALAQETAEEGAGAADYQEPDAFDGERFMNIMGAAGFGGGGEKAARARLGQRALKADTQLTEEAWVNSIRSLVPFPAWPEKALGVTVVDAEDGSFKVFDGDSGVDLGLAVTASCTVPTVWPPVHINGRVYMDGGMRSGTNADVAAGFGKVLVVSCGLEAPQSPFGPTLPQALKTISKDGKPLLIEADAQALQAFGTNMLLDSTRRPSVAAGRRQAKEIADVVRRFWED, encoded by the coding sequence GTGGACAACGAAGAGCACTTCGACGGCGGCAAGCCAGGAGGTTACAACGTGTTGGAATCGCGTGCGGTGGTGTTGGGCGGCGGCGGAGTGGCCGGCATCGCCTGGGAAATCGGCCTGCTGGCGGAACTGCTGGACCAGGGCATCGACCTCAACGAGGCAGACCTCGTTGTCGGTACCTCGGCCGGATCGGTGGTGGGAACCGCCCTTCGCTTCGGGCAGCTGCGGGCCGCGGCGCTCGCCCAGGAGACGGCTGAGGAAGGTGCCGGCGCCGCGGATTACCAGGAGCCGGACGCATTCGACGGCGAGCGGTTCATGAACATCATGGGCGCGGCCGGCTTTGGCGGCGGCGGGGAGAAAGCCGCCCGCGCACGCCTGGGGCAGCGGGCCCTCAAAGCGGACACGCAGCTGACCGAGGAGGCCTGGGTGAACAGCATCCGTTCACTGGTTCCTTTCCCGGCCTGGCCCGAAAAGGCGCTGGGTGTCACGGTGGTGGACGCCGAAGACGGCAGCTTCAAGGTGTTCGACGGCGATTCCGGCGTGGACCTTGGCCTGGCGGTCACCGCCAGCTGCACTGTCCCGACGGTGTGGCCGCCCGTGCACATCAACGGGCGGGTCTACATGGACGGGGGCATGCGCTCGGGTACCAATGCCGATGTCGCTGCCGGTTTTGGGAAGGTGCTGGTGGTTTCCTGCGGCCTCGAGGCGCCGCAGAGCCCCTTCGGACCCACCCTCCCGCAGGCGCTGAAAACGATCAGCAAGGACGGAAAGCCGTTGTTGATTGAAGCCGACGCACAGGCACTGCAGGCGTTTGGCACCAACATGCTGCTCGATTCCACCCGCCGGCCCTCCGTCGCGGCGGGCCGGCGGCAGGCGAAGGAGATTGCCGACGTCGTCCGGCGCTTCTGGGAGGACTGA
- a CDS encoding DUF4232 domain-containing protein: protein MITSAPAFPVKKSSPSRKALALVALLALSGSALAGCGGSGDDGGASASPSSSASETTPAPSASTEPAPDSSSSPAATGGAAAVGPVPCTADMLAGAVENVPGGAGADGISRVLVLTNISADGTCTVAGYPGVSYLDAAGQQVGAPAARTEAAAAVPVTLAPWQAAAAELRETVAQKYGDCQVQETASLLVYPPEDTASLSVPYASTGCSNTDIELLQVGILQAR from the coding sequence ATGATCACCTCGGCACCTGCATTCCCCGTCAAAAAGTCCTCCCCGTCCCGCAAGGCACTGGCCCTCGTGGCTTTGCTGGCCCTCTCCGGTTCCGCTTTGGCCGGCTGCGGCGGTTCAGGGGACGACGGCGGCGCGTCAGCGTCGCCGTCGTCATCAGCCAGTGAGACCACACCCGCGCCGTCCGCATCCACCGAACCTGCTCCGGATTCGTCTTCATCGCCGGCGGCCACAGGCGGAGCGGCGGCCGTTGGCCCCGTTCCCTGCACCGCCGACATGCTTGCCGGCGCCGTGGAGAATGTTCCCGGCGGCGCCGGAGCGGACGGCATCTCCCGTGTCCTGGTGCTGACCAACATCTCCGCCGACGGTACCTGCACCGTGGCCGGCTACCCGGGTGTCTCCTACCTCGACGCCGCCGGACAGCAGGTGGGCGCACCGGCCGCCCGGACCGAGGCGGCGGCAGCCGTTCCCGTCACGCTGGCACCCTGGCAGGCAGCGGCCGCCGAACTGCGGGAAACCGTGGCGCAGAAGTACGGAGACTGCCAGGTGCAGGAGACAGCGTCCCTGCTGGTCTATCCGCCGGAGGACACCGCTTCCCTGTCCGTCCCCTACGCCTCCACGGGATGCAGCAACACGGATATCGAGCTGCTGCAGGTAGGGATCCTGCAGGCGCGCTGA
- a CDS encoding GAF and ANTAR domain-containing protein, with protein sequence MPGDLPLDELSSLIARIQGALLTEETVAHAVDLLAEAIRESIPGAAGAGVSLMDDQGRRTSTGSTDGLVVTADELQYRLGKGPCLEAWAGAAPVRSDDLAVEIRWPGWSGPAAELGLRSVLSVPLLHKTEILGAMKIYSTETAAFNERSEHLLTLFAGPAATLLANVQSTEVPHRASRELKDAIASRDSIALARGILMERKKLNSEEAMGELIMSSRSNGHSLRSVSEQVIMSVSNQQRY encoded by the coding sequence ATGCCCGGTGATCTCCCCTTGGACGAACTTTCCAGCCTCATTGCCCGGATCCAGGGCGCGCTCCTCACCGAGGAAACCGTGGCCCACGCCGTCGACCTGCTTGCCGAGGCAATTCGGGAAAGCATTCCCGGTGCCGCGGGGGCCGGTGTTTCACTGATGGACGATCAGGGCCGCAGGACCAGCACAGGATCCACCGACGGGCTGGTGGTCACTGCCGATGAGCTGCAGTACCGGCTGGGAAAGGGGCCTTGCCTGGAAGCCTGGGCCGGCGCTGCCCCCGTGCGGTCGGATGACCTGGCGGTGGAGATCCGCTGGCCGGGATGGAGCGGCCCGGCGGCTGAGCTGGGGTTACGCTCGGTCCTGAGTGTGCCGTTGCTCCACAAGACGGAAATCCTCGGTGCAATGAAGATCTACTCCACGGAGACCGCGGCCTTCAACGAGCGCAGCGAGCACCTGCTGACGCTCTTCGCCGGCCCCGCGGCAACACTGCTTGCGAACGTCCAGTCCACCGAAGTGCCGCACCGGGCCAGCAGGGAACTGAAAGACGCCATTGCCAGCCGGGACAGCATCGCGTTGGCCCGCGGTATCCTCATGGAGCGGAAGAAGCTGAATTCAGAAGAGGCCATGGGTGAGCTGATCATGAGCTCGCGCAGCAACGGGCATTCCCTGCGCAGCGTTTCTGAGCAAGTCATAATGAGCGTTAGCAACCAACAGCGCTACTAG
- a CDS encoding ATP-dependent helicase: MTSASSVLAKFTPATREWFEGAFTAPTPAQVGAWDAISERANALVVAPTGSGKTLAAFLWALDSFIASAAAVGPEGLPPAELPLPELPESAPKPAGRKRTREPKRKTKVLYISPLKALGVDVERNLRSPLIGITQTAKRLGLPAPSITVGVRSGDTPQNERRALLTRPPDILITTPESLFLMLTSQARETLAEVETVIVDEVHAVAGTKRGAHLAVTLARLDAMLEKPVQRIGLSATVEPHETVARFLGGNAPVRIVAPKSRKNWNLTVTVPVEDMTDLGNAPTTEDTVEGGYAPQASIWPHVEEKIVDLIEANRSTIVFANSRRLAERITARLNEIHAFRLEAAQAATGTDGTAAPVPAAARPPAQIMAQAGVSVLRREDLAVEDDNPVLARAHHGSVSRDQRALIEDDLKSGRLRCVVATSSLELGIDMGAVDLVVQVESPPSVASGLQRVGRAGHQVGEISQGVMFPKHRGDLLNSAVTAERMLAGQIEPLAIPANPLDILAQQTVAAAALGSIDVEEWFDVVRQSAPFAGLPRSAFDATLDLLSGRYPSDEFAELRPRIVWDRTEGTITGRPGAQRLAVTSGGTIPDRGLFGVYLVGDSEGKNSRRVGELDEEMVYESRVGDIFALGATSWRIEDITHDRVLVSPAFGQPGKLPFWRGDTLGRPVELGRALGAFVREMAAADDAAARERLTAVGLDDWAAGNLITYLRDQQQATDVVPNDRSLVVERFHDELGDWRVVLHSPYGMPVHAPWALAVGARLHARYGLDGSAMASDDGIVLRVPLMEDEPPGAELFLFDPEELDSIVTAEVGGSALFASRFRECAARALLLPRQNPSKRTPLWQQRQRSAQLLDVAKKYPTFPILLETVRECLQDVYDLPALKDIASGIERREIRLVETTTPSPSPFARSMLFGYVGAFLYEGDSPLAERKAAALSLDPTLLNELLGRAELRELLDARIIARIESELQRLAPDRHARGLEGVADLLRLLGPLSVPEVAARLQPVELPADDAGAAVEPAPSTATPADAEELLEQLVRANRALKIGMAGSTRYAAIEDAARLRDALGVPLPMGVPLAFIEPVADPLGDLVGRYARTHGPFTAAEAAARLGLGVAVVTGTLQRLAGEGRVAEGEFRPAETLLLDAADGVDSTPPATLHGAPGGTEWCDVEVLRRLRRSSLAALRSEVEPVDPATYGRFLPAWQNVGSSLRGLDGVATVIDQLSGVPIPASAWEPLILGSRVRDYAPAMLDELTATGEVVWSGAGSLPGNDGWIALHLAENAPLTLNPSPDFEPGGLHQRLLELLGNGGAYFFRQLGDGLAADGMAETDANIISALWELVWAGRISNDTFTPVRSLLSGGKTAHKQRAATPRARTARMGRLGRAPGASLTGSSMRLAAGGGASAPALRNAPPLVAGRWSMLPEVETDTTLHAHATAELMLDRYGVVTRGSVASEGTPGGFALLYRVLARLEEMGRCRRGYFIEQLGAAQFAVPATVDRLRSFSEDAQLKQPEPSAVALAATDPANPYGAALPWPTLEGGHRPGRKAGALVVLVDGELALYAERGGKTLLTFTEEPAALELSAAALVRIIQRGAAEKMAIEKVNGTDILDTEAARALTAAGFYTTPKGLRYRV; this comes from the coding sequence ATGACATCGGCATCTTCGGTGCTAGCCAAGTTCACCCCCGCCACCCGGGAATGGTTCGAGGGTGCCTTCACTGCGCCCACCCCGGCCCAGGTGGGAGCTTGGGATGCGATCTCGGAGCGGGCCAATGCGCTGGTGGTTGCTCCCACCGGGTCGGGCAAAACGCTGGCCGCGTTCCTCTGGGCACTGGACAGCTTCATTGCCTCTGCCGCCGCTGTCGGCCCCGAAGGCCTGCCGCCCGCCGAACTGCCGCTTCCGGAACTGCCGGAATCCGCGCCCAAACCGGCGGGGCGGAAGCGTACCCGGGAACCCAAACGCAAAACCAAGGTCCTGTATATCTCCCCGCTGAAGGCCTTGGGCGTGGACGTGGAACGCAACCTCCGCTCGCCGTTGATCGGCATTACCCAGACCGCCAAACGGCTGGGCCTGCCGGCGCCGTCCATCACCGTCGGCGTCCGTTCCGGCGACACCCCGCAGAATGAGCGGCGCGCCCTGCTGACACGGCCCCCGGACATCCTCATCACCACGCCCGAATCCCTGTTCCTGATGCTCACATCTCAGGCCCGGGAAACCCTGGCGGAAGTGGAAACCGTGATCGTGGACGAGGTCCACGCCGTGGCAGGCACCAAACGCGGCGCCCACCTGGCCGTGACGCTGGCCCGGCTGGATGCCATGCTGGAAAAGCCCGTGCAGCGGATCGGGCTCTCCGCCACCGTGGAGCCGCACGAAACCGTGGCGCGTTTCCTCGGTGGCAATGCCCCGGTGCGGATCGTTGCGCCGAAGTCCCGGAAGAACTGGAACCTCACCGTCACCGTTCCGGTGGAGGACATGACGGATCTGGGCAACGCTCCCACCACCGAGGACACCGTGGAGGGCGGCTACGCTCCGCAGGCAAGCATCTGGCCGCACGTGGAAGAGAAAATTGTCGACCTCATCGAGGCGAACCGTTCCACCATCGTGTTTGCCAACTCCCGGCGCCTGGCCGAGCGCATCACTGCCCGTCTGAACGAGATCCATGCCTTCCGGCTGGAGGCTGCGCAGGCGGCCACCGGAACCGACGGGACCGCAGCACCCGTGCCCGCCGCCGCCCGCCCGCCGGCCCAGATCATGGCGCAGGCCGGGGTGTCCGTGCTGCGGCGCGAGGACCTTGCCGTGGAAGACGACAACCCCGTGCTGGCGCGGGCGCACCACGGCTCGGTGTCCCGGGACCAGCGGGCCCTGATCGAAGATGACCTGAAATCCGGCCGGTTGCGCTGCGTGGTGGCCACCAGCTCCCTGGAACTCGGCATCGACATGGGGGCGGTGGACCTGGTGGTGCAGGTCGAATCGCCGCCGTCGGTGGCCAGCGGGCTGCAGCGGGTGGGCCGGGCAGGGCACCAGGTGGGCGAAATCTCCCAGGGCGTGATGTTCCCCAAGCACCGCGGCGACCTGCTGAACTCGGCGGTCACCGCGGAACGGATGCTGGCCGGGCAGATCGAACCCCTGGCCATTCCGGCCAACCCGCTGGACATCCTCGCCCAGCAGACCGTGGCCGCCGCAGCGCTGGGTTCCATTGATGTGGAGGAATGGTTCGACGTCGTCCGCCAATCCGCGCCCTTTGCCGGGCTGCCGCGCTCCGCGTTCGACGCCACCCTGGACCTGCTTTCCGGCCGGTATCCCTCGGACGAGTTCGCCGAGCTGCGGCCCCGGATTGTCTGGGACCGCACCGAAGGCACCATCACCGGCCGGCCCGGAGCGCAGCGCCTCGCCGTCACCTCCGGCGGCACCATCCCGGACCGCGGCCTGTTCGGTGTTTACCTGGTGGGCGATTCCGAGGGCAAGAACAGCCGCCGGGTCGGTGAACTTGATGAGGAAATGGTCTACGAATCCCGGGTCGGGGACATTTTCGCCCTGGGCGCCACGAGCTGGCGGATCGAAGACATCACCCATGACCGGGTGCTGGTCTCCCCTGCCTTCGGCCAGCCGGGCAAACTGCCGTTCTGGCGCGGGGATACCCTCGGCCGGCCGGTGGAACTGGGCCGCGCCCTGGGGGCCTTCGTCCGCGAGATGGCGGCCGCTGATGACGCCGCTGCCCGGGAACGCCTGACCGCCGTCGGGCTGGATGACTGGGCCGCCGGCAACCTGATTACGTACCTGCGCGATCAGCAGCAGGCCACCGATGTGGTGCCGAACGATCGGTCGCTGGTGGTGGAACGCTTCCACGATGAACTCGGTGACTGGCGGGTAGTCCTGCACAGCCCGTACGGCATGCCGGTCCATGCACCCTGGGCACTCGCCGTCGGGGCGCGGCTGCACGCCCGGTACGGGCTGGACGGATCCGCCATGGCATCGGATGACGGCATTGTGCTGCGCGTGCCGCTGATGGAGGACGAACCGCCCGGCGCCGAGCTGTTCCTGTTCGACCCGGAGGAACTGGATTCCATTGTCACCGCCGAGGTGGGCGGCTCGGCGCTGTTCGCCTCGCGGTTCCGGGAATGCGCGGCGCGTGCCCTGCTGCTGCCGCGGCAGAACCCGTCCAAACGGACCCCGCTCTGGCAGCAGCGGCAGCGGTCGGCGCAGCTGCTGGATGTCGCCAAAAAGTACCCCACGTTCCCGATCCTGCTGGAAACGGTGCGGGAATGCCTGCAGGATGTCTACGATCTGCCCGCGTTGAAAGACATTGCGTCCGGGATTGAGCGGCGTGAGATCCGGCTCGTGGAGACCACCACTCCCTCGCCGTCGCCGTTCGCCCGCTCCATGCTCTTCGGCTACGTGGGCGCCTTCCTGTACGAGGGCGATTCACCGCTGGCAGAGCGCAAGGCCGCCGCCCTGTCCCTGGATCCCACGCTGCTCAATGAACTGCTGGGCCGGGCCGAACTGCGCGAACTGCTGGACGCGCGGATCATCGCCCGGATCGAGAGTGAACTCCAGCGGCTGGCTCCGGACCGCCATGCCCGCGGGCTGGAAGGCGTGGCGGACCTGCTGCGGCTGCTCGGACCGTTGTCCGTTCCAGAGGTAGCCGCCCGCCTGCAACCGGTGGAGCTTCCCGCGGATGACGCCGGGGCTGCGGTAGAACCGGCTCCGTCCACCGCCACCCCTGCCGACGCCGAAGAGCTGTTGGAGCAGCTGGTCCGCGCCAACCGGGCCTTGAAAATCGGAATGGCGGGCAGCACCCGATATGCGGCCATCGAAGACGCCGCCCGACTGCGGGACGCCCTCGGTGTTCCGTTGCCGATGGGCGTGCCGCTGGCCTTCATCGAGCCCGTCGCGGATCCGCTCGGGGACCTCGTCGGCCGGTATGCACGTACCCATGGACCCTTCACCGCCGCCGAAGCCGCCGCGCGGTTGGGTCTCGGCGTCGCCGTCGTCACCGGCACCCTGCAACGTCTGGCCGGCGAGGGACGCGTCGCGGAGGGCGAATTCCGCCCCGCTGAAACGCTGCTGCTGGACGCGGCCGACGGCGTCGACTCCACTCCCCCGGCCACCCTTCACGGCGCTCCCGGCGGAACCGAATGGTGCGACGTCGAGGTGCTGCGGCGGCTGCGCCGCAGTTCGCTCGCCGCCCTGCGCTCCGAAGTGGAACCCGTGGACCCGGCCACCTACGGACGGTTCCTGCCGGCCTGGCAGAACGTGGGATCGTCCTTGCGCGGGCTCGACGGCGTGGCCACCGTGATCGACCAGCTTTCCGGCGTGCCGATCCCGGCCTCGGCCTGGGAACCGCTGATCCTGGGCTCCCGGGTGCGCGACTACGCCCCGGCCATGCTGGACGAGCTGACCGCCACGGGCGAAGTGGTGTGGTCCGGCGCCGGCTCCCTGCCGGGCAACGACGGCTGGATTGCCCTGCACCTGGCCGAAAACGCACCGCTGACACTCAACCCCTCCCCTGATTTCGAGCCGGGCGGCCTGCACCAGCGGCTGCTGGAGCTGCTGGGCAACGGCGGCGCGTACTTCTTCCGCCAGCTCGGCGACGGTCTCGCCGCGGACGGCATGGCCGAAACGGATGCCAACATTATTTCCGCCCTCTGGGAACTCGTCTGGGCCGGACGGATCAGCAATGACACCTTCACCCCCGTGCGGTCCCTGCTGTCCGGCGGGAAAACGGCCCACAAGCAACGGGCCGCAACCCCGCGTGCCCGCACTGCCCGGATGGGACGGCTCGGCCGGGCACCGGGAGCCTCGCTGACGGGCAGCTCCATGCGGCTGGCGGCCGGCGGCGGCGCGTCGGCCCCGGCACTCCGCAACGCTCCGCCCCTGGTCGCCGGGCGGTGGAGCATGCTCCCCGAGGTCGAAACCGACACCACCCTGCATGCGCACGCCACGGCCGAGCTGATGCTGGACCGTTACGGTGTGGTCACCCGCGGCTCCGTGGCCAGTGAAGGCACCCCCGGCGGCTTCGCCCTGCTCTACCGGGTGCTGGCCCGGCTGGAGGAAATGGGCAGGTGCCGGCGCGGCTACTTTATTGAGCAGCTCGGCGCGGCCCAGTTCGCCGTGCCCGCCACGGTGGACCGGCTGCGCTCCTTCTCCGAAGATGCGCAGCTGAAGCAGCCGGAACCGTCCGCCGTCGCACTGGCCGCCACCGATCCGGCGAATCCCTACGGCGCCGCCCTGCCCTGGCCCACGCTGGAGGGTGGACACCGGCCCGGCCGCAAAGCCGGCGCATTGGTGGTCCTGGTCGACGGCGAGCTGGCACTGTATGCCGAACGCGGCGGCAAGACACTGCTGACCTTCACCGAGGAGCCGGCGGCTTTGGAGCTTTCCGCTGCCGCCCTGGTGCGGATCATCCAACGGGGTGCGGCGGAGAAAATGGCCATCGAGAAGGTCAACGGGACGGATATCCTCGATACGGAGGCTGCGCGGGCACTGACCGCCGCCGGTTTCTACACCACGCCGAAGGGACTGCGTTACCGTGTCTGA
- a CDS encoding GAF and ANTAR domain-containing protein → MIGTGATAQDAIAPFEAPTGRSAEDRKSTADDLDLFLVERLQDLTLSSVTVQEFLHELATLTAKAFSIPTSPVECAMTITRDHKPVRAAFSGAPSGSLDDLQYNFTEGPCITAIQERAVVHIPDLRREKRWEQYVALAEQAGMRSVLVLPLDLETDGVATLSLYSTRPEHFDSATVEQIQDYARRITKPVQLAARLAAGGEHSADLRAAMDSRTVIDLAVGIVMAQNRCSQDEAFNILVSASGSRNIKLRQIAERVVGSVTPAEAQTHFKQ, encoded by the coding sequence ATGATCGGAACCGGAGCAACTGCACAGGACGCCATAGCTCCATTCGAAGCCCCTACGGGTCGGTCGGCAGAAGACCGGAAGAGTACGGCGGATGATCTGGACCTCTTCCTCGTGGAGCGGCTGCAGGACCTGACTCTTTCCAGCGTCACGGTTCAGGAGTTCCTCCACGAGCTGGCAACACTGACGGCTAAGGCGTTTTCCATTCCGACGAGTCCCGTCGAATGCGCCATGACCATCACCCGGGACCACAAACCTGTCCGCGCAGCTTTCAGCGGCGCCCCCTCCGGTTCCCTGGATGACCTGCAGTACAACTTCACCGAGGGGCCCTGCATCACTGCGATCCAGGAACGGGCAGTGGTGCATATACCCGACCTTCGCCGGGAAAAGCGGTGGGAGCAGTATGTAGCCCTCGCGGAGCAGGCCGGAATGCGTTCGGTGCTCGTACTTCCGCTGGACCTCGAAACAGATGGCGTCGCAACCCTCAGCCTTTACAGCACCCGCCCGGAACACTTCGACAGCGCAACGGTCGAGCAGATCCAGGACTACGCCCGGCGCATCACCAAACCCGTTCAGCTGGCCGCCCGCCTGGCGGCCGGGGGCGAGCATTCCGCAGACCTGCGTGCCGCAATGGACTCCAGAACGGTTATTGATTTGGCCGTCGGGATTGTTATGGCCCAGAACCGGTGCAGCCAGGACGAAGCCTTCAACATTCTGGTTTCCGCGTCCGGCAGCCGAAACATCAAACTTCGGCAAATCGCCGAGCGGGTGGTGGGATCAGTGACCCCCGCTGAAGCGCAGACGCATTTCAAGCAATAG